CCCATTTTCGGTAGGAAGAATGACGATATTTACATTGACCTCCCTATAACCTTCTACGAGGCAGCACTAGGCGCCCATATAACGGTTCCAACTATAGATGGATCAGCTACCTTGACGGTTCCTCCTAATGTGCAGAATGGAACTAAGCTCAGGCTGAAGGGTAAGGGTGTAGAAAATTTGAAGACCAGACAGCGAGGCGATCAATACGTTGTCCTCAAAATAGTTATGCCTGAAACAATCAACGACAGGACAAAAAGCGCATTTGAAGAATTACGAAATTCAAATCCATACAATCCGAGATCACATTTGGAAAAATATATGAGATGAAACTCTACTCATTTAGATCATTGTTGGAGATCGTAGGAGTAACTCCCAGCTTTATTAAACGGCTTGAAGAAGCTGAGGTACTATATCCAATGGAAGAAGGTAATGAAGTGTTTTACACCGAAAGAGACATGAGAAAGCTTTTCCTTGCCAAGGATCTCCAGGAAATGGGAGTTAACTTTGCGGGCATAGAAGTAATATTAGAGATAAGCGATCGAATGTTTAACATGAAAAAAGAAACCGATGATGTCATATATAAACTTTTCAAGTATATTGATAAGAACATCGGAGAATAAAACTATGATGGGAGGCAATCAAAATGGGAGATGAAGACAAAAGAAGATCAAAGGAAAGCGGCTCATTGAAATTAGATTTCTCGAATTTTGTCCTCTCGCTTAATGCGTCAGCTCTAATACACCTTGGGGATATACCCGATCCTCAGTCCAGAGAACGATTGATTAATTTCTCCGCAGCGAAACATACAATTGAAATTCTGGAAATAATTAAGAGTAAGACTGCAGGCAACCTCGATGGAGAAGAGCAAAAACTCCTAGATGACGTACTTTATAACTTAAGAATGAAATACGTGAAAGACATCGGTTCTGAAAAAAAATAATTCTCCAACGTATCCCGACGATGTTAAATAATCCCAAACTACCGGCCTTGCATTAAACTAATATTGAAAATGTGATGTTAACATAGATATTTTAGGCATTTTATACCACCGGTCCTGATTCGAAGCACTACTTCAATTAAAAAACCCATCCCGATCCCGTAACCAAATTTGAAACGGTACATACTCTACAGAGTTGCGTATATAAAATGAAGCTTCGGCGATTAATAAATTAATTTTAATCGTCTTAATTTACAGCTCGATTCGCTTAATTTATAATAGTTAAGGTCACGATCATAATTCTCCTCCATGAAAAGCTATTTCCTCTAGCATGGATACTCTATCAGTCATAAGCAACTTTAAGAAGCAAAGAATAATCGTTATAGGGGATATTATGCTTGATCGCTTTATTACCGGTATTGTTTCAAGAATATCCCCGGAAGCACCGGTACCCGTACTAAAGGCAAAAGATGAACGTATTTCAATCGGCGGTGCAGGAAACGTTGCTATTAATTTGATAAGCCTTGGCGCATCTGTGAAAATCTTCGGAATATTAGGCAATGATGATAACGGCAATAAATTATCAGAACTTTTAAAGCAAACTGAAATAGATTCAAATGATTTAATTACCGACCCAGAAAGAATTACAACGACGAAAACCAGGATTATCACTCGAAATCAGCAGATTGTCAGAATTGACTACGAGCAGAATAACCCTATTTCTGATATAACAAGAAAGAAGATGGCAAGATCCTACCTAAGCTCGATGGATAAATTTAAGCCAGACGGAATTATAATCTCGGATTATGCCAAGGGCCTAATAACAAAGGAATTATGTAAAGAAATCATAAAACTTCCCAAGGTGAAAAACATATTTGTTGCTGTAGATCCCAAGGGCAAAGATTTTACAAAATATAAGGGTGCAAGTGTGATAACACCGAATCAGACGGAAGCGGAAGAGGTTTGCGGTTTTAATATTGTCGACGAAGCAACCCTAAAAAAAGCCATGAAAAAACTGATTAAAATAACAGGCATTGACAATATCATAATAACTAGAGGGAAGGAGGGAATAAGTTACTGTGTAAAGGGAGGAAACACAAAAACAGTACGGTCGAATGTCAG
This genomic interval from Thermodesulfobacteriota bacterium contains the following:
- a CDS encoding MerR family transcriptional regulator, which codes for MKLYSFRSLLEIVGVTPSFIKRLEEAEVLYPMEEGNEVFYTERDMRKLFLAKDLQEMGVNFAGIEVILEISDRMFNMKKETDDVIYKLFKYIDKNIGE
- a CDS encoding DUF1844 domain-containing protein, which produces MGDEDKRRSKESGSLKLDFSNFVLSLNASALIHLGDIPDPQSRERLINFSAAKHTIEILEIIKSKTAGNLDGEEQKLLDDVLYNLRMKYVKDIGSEKK
- the rfaE1 gene encoding D-glycero-beta-D-manno-heptose-7-phosphate kinase, whose product is MDTLSVISNFKKQRIIVIGDIMLDRFITGIVSRISPEAPVPVLKAKDERISIGGAGNVAINLISLGASVKIFGILGNDDNGNKLSELLKQTEIDSNDLITDPERITTTKTRIITRNQQIVRIDYEQNNPISDITRKKMARSYLSSMDKFKPDGIIISDYAKGLITKELCKEIIKLPKVKNIFVAVDPKGKDFTKYKGASVITPNQTEAEEVCGFNIVDEATLKKAMKKLIKITGIDNIIITRGKEGISYCVKGGNTKTVRSNVREIFDVTGAGDTVISVLTLSFLSSKSWQDSVRIANAAAGMAVGRVGTVSVTQRDLLDAFGNNRNLKPQKIVSRKSLFELLSHLRKEKKKITFTNGCFDLFHKGHLHLLNEAKNFGDVLIVGVNDDDSVKRIKGEERPYTPALDRAEMIAELECVNFVVVFPEDSPLELIKMIKPDILIKGSDYKHEKVIGSEFVESYGGKVKFIEQLKGISTSTLLSKIRHSN